A region of the Antedon mediterranea chromosome 4, ecAntMedi1.1, whole genome shotgun sequence genome:
CATACAATCCATGACTTGTTAATATCATATTCTTTTCCTTTCTTGAATAATCACGGATTGACCTTATAAACATTCTAGATCCAGTCCAACCCAGGAGTGCAAATGGGTACTGACTCGCAGGAACAAAAATCAGGTCCACCCTCCTTGCAAAGAAGCAATTGGTAATAGTTGTGTCGGACTTGTTGATTGGTTGATCTCTGATTGATTGCTCTCTGATTTGTTGATCTCTGATTGATTGTTCTCCGATTGGTTCATTCAAACATAGAGCATTATCAGAAATGTCCTTTTCAGTACTTTGCTTTGCTTTGCTAATGTTGTCTAGtgaattctttttattttcactATTGACATCATTAATATCTGAAACTGCAGCGGCTGATTTTGAAAGCTTAAAAACACTAAAGCATCTAGCATAATGATCCATGTGGCCTTTGCGAGGCTCAGTTGTCGAATACATCGATTCagaataattgttttctttcgTACTGGTGTAGAGTAGAAGATTCAAGCTCTTGAGCTTGTTTAGAAGTTTGTGTAGGAGATCAGCTTCTTTGCTTTCTTCTGGATGTGATATTAATAGATCTACATCATGACCATACTCTTTGCCTCTGtagattacaaaatataaagtgtaaatgtatttattctggtcctcaagctttactggaaactgaggaaattcggatttaGACCCTCCATAGACCCACGGCTCTTTtcaaatagtgtaccaagttctttaacatgcACTATATGTACACAGGGCCAatggctttacatcccatcccaaggacgaggcaatgagattaaagcatcttgcctaaggatgcaatcaGTATGGTACAGGTAGGCTTGAAGTCATGCATATCACATGCTAGTCtgatattatcattacaccTCCCTTCACTCTCGGGTATATGCAGCACATGTcgctattcccagatggtctcccatcaaCACCGGgtccaacgttgcttaacttttGTGATTTGACAAGAATCGACAATATTTCAACTGTATTTCGTAATACTGAATAAACAGGACAAATATGATCCAATGCTTATTGAATGAGAAtcaaattaatgaataaaatgataaatatatttcaatGCTTTACTGCTCTTTACAATTGAAAATaagtaaataacaaaatatgtattacCTACTAAAGCCTCCTGTGATAGTAACTGTTGTTTCTGGTAGAATACGGACAGCTTCATCACAAACTATTTGTCTAATCAACTCAGCTTCCTTTTGCCTGACAGGGGTATTCAGATCACTGTAGTATTCAATacctgaaaaatgaaaaaaaaaattttatttgtaaaagatTAATATGTATTGTAATGTGTGGAATACTGTAAACATAAAGGGGAATTTCCCTCCTTTCCCCACAAGGGAATGTCCCACTGTAGGTGCTGACCAGTCGTGTGCGACCtactagttttttttaaattttttttattatatatgtttttttgtattatgtTCATGAATGTTGTCTTGTATGTGTGTAttacttaatattattaaaaagataaaaatgttgGCACATTTGGCATTttatacgtatactacttgagcttgtaaacTATGTATTATTGAGGCAAGTCTAgtgtgtactgtacatgtaaGTGGTATCCAAACTGACAAGCACCCACTTCTTTTGGTACTATTGAACATTGTAATTGTGAATGAATAAAGATGAAATAttctctataaaaaaaatttaaaaattagatatccataaaagtaaagttaacGTTACAAACCAATTTTCTGTTCTCTTGATAGAGAATTAACAAAATGTTTCTTAACATCCTCCAAGGATCGGCACCCTTTATCAAACCACTTCTTAGCTGTTACTGGCCCACAACCAAAAACACCAGTAAACATCTAGCAATGATAAGTGTATTGTTTAAGTTTCCtatttacagtacatttttcaCAGCACTGCTGTCACAGAAGATGTAAAATGAATCATGTTTATAATTACCAGTATAACTTTGTACCATTCACTACCTGCTATTCGTTCCACTTCCGAACAAAAACCCTCGTCTAAGATTTCCTGTAAAAC
Encoded here:
- the LOC140046821 gene encoding DNA nucleotidylexotransferase-like isoform X1: MLSHKKKKLKLETSTDISSIRFRNVTIFIIPIRIQRLRLEHMKKLARRKGFEITDIMSENVTHIVSELKTKNEVLEHVADKLVFTVPSSCEILSMQWFVDCMETESALPVTDKYRLPSERKDEDKNESSTDERNVEKTEYKNAKYACQRSTPFHHPNRKLTDALEVLEKHAEFLTDDQNNARALAFRKATAALKAYPSEIKMMNQVENLKDLKGGQHCKQVIQEILDEGFCSEVERIAGSEWYKVILMFTGVFGCGPVTAKKWFDKGCRSLEDVKKHFVNSLSREQKIGIEYYSDLNTPVRQKEAELIRQIVCDEAVRILPETTVTITGGFSRGKEYGHDVDLLISHPEESKEADLLHKLLNKLKSLNLLLYTSTKENNYSESMYSTTEPRKGHMDHYARCFSVFKLSKSAAAVSDINDVNSENKKNSLDNISKAKQSTEKDISDNALCLNEPIGEQSIRDQQIREQSIRDQPINKSDTTITNCFFARRVDLIFVPASQYPFALLGWTGSRMFIRSIRDYSRKEKNMILTSHGLYDKTTNKLLTAKDEREIFQHLCLEYREPGERNC
- the LOC140046821 gene encoding DNA nucleotidylexotransferase-like isoform X2, which encodes MQWFVDCMETESALPVTDKYRLPSERKDEDKNESSTDERNVEKTEYKNAKYACQRSTPFHHPNRKLTDALEVLEKHAEFLTDDQNNARALAFRKATAALKAYPSEIKMMNQVENLKDLKGGQHCKQVIQEILDEGFCSEVERIAGSEWYKVILMFTGVFGCGPVTAKKWFDKGCRSLEDVKKHFVNSLSREQKIGIEYYSDLNTPVRQKEAELIRQIVCDEAVRILPETTVTITGGFSRGKEYGHDVDLLISHPEESKEADLLHKLLNKLKSLNLLLYTSTKENNYSESMYSTTEPRKGHMDHYARCFSVFKLSKSAAAVSDINDVNSENKKNSLDNISKAKQSTEKDISDNALCLNEPIGEQSIRDQQIREQSIRDQPINKSDTTITNCFFARRVDLIFVPASQYPFALLGWTGSRMFIRSIRDYSRKEKNMILTSHGLYDKTTNKLLTAKDEREIFQHLCLEYREPGERNC